The Spirosoma oryzicola region ACCAGCAGAATGATCAGTGGAATTAAAAAGCGGGTATTCGACATAACAGTAGCTAGCTTGGTATCAGTGGCTATTCTTAGTTGGCTAATACCGCTTATAGCTATACTCATCAAGATGAACTCGCGGGGTCCTGCCTTTTTCATACAACCGCGAACGGGAAGAAGTGGGCGTGTCTTCCCGTGTCTGAAGTTTCGGACAATGCGGTATGAACCCGGTGCAGACTTTAAACAAGCTAGATTCGGCGATGATCGGGTAACGCGTATCGGCAAAATACTACGCAAGACGAATCTTGATGAAATGCCTCAGTTTCTGAATGTACTGGCAGGGCACATGAGCGTAGTAGGACCACGCCCCCACCCGCTTCCACTAGATGCCAAGCACTGGGATAGTTTACCTGGCTACCGCGAGCGCTACGCTGTGCGTCCTGGTATTACGGGCCTTGCGCAGGCACGGGGAGCGCGCGGTGAAACCGACGAACTGTACAAGATGAAGATCCGGGTCCGGTACGATCACCTGTACATCCATAAGCAATCAACCCGTTTGGATGCGCGAATTTGCTGGTGGACAGTAAAGTCAGCCATCAATGGTAATAAGAACGCTTGGTAATCCATTTGTAGACCTCAATACCAGTTATCAATTCTATGGCTAAAGTTCTACAAGTAGATCTCTATGATGCCGGGCTGGATTCAGCCGTAAGTGAAATGGTTCAGCAGTGCGATCCGGCATTGCCTCGTTCTAATTACTGCGTCAGTGCCACAGGCGCTCATGGTTTAGTCACCGCTTTTAAAGAGCCCGACTTCAAAGCCGTTCTGGATTCGTTCTACTGGAATCTGCCTGATGGTATGCCTGGCGTCTGGGTTGGAAAACTCAAAGGAGCACAACAGATGACCCGTTGCTACGGCCCTGACGTATTCCGGTATGTGTTTGCAAATAGTGCTAATAAACCAGTTAAACACTTTTTGTGCGGGGGTAAAGAAGGTGTAGCCGATGAACTAAAGGCAGCTGTTGCCAAAAAGTTTGGTAACTCACAGGTAGTAGGAACCTTCTGTCCTCCATTCCGTGAGATGTCGGACGATGAGTTTAAGGCCCTGGCCGAAACCATTAATAGCTCAGGGGCAAACATTGTGTGGATTGGCCTGAGCACCCCAAAGCAGGAACGATTTGCCCGACGGCTGGCCCAATGGACAAAGGTTAATTTCATCGTAACGGTTGGTGCTGCCTTTGATTTTCATACCGACCGGGTAGCGCAGGCACCAAGCTGGATGCAGCGCCTTTCGTTGGAATGGTTGTTTAGACTCATGGCAGAACCAAAGCGGCTGTACAAGAGGTATTTAGAAATTGTTCCGCTTTTCATTTTGCTCAATATTAAAGAAGTTTTCTCACCCGTTAAATAGTACACAATTATGAAAAAAGCGCTCGTCTGTGGTGCCGGTGGCTTCATTGGGGGTCACTTAGTAAATCGACTCAAATCGGAAGGTTACTGGGTTCGCGGTGTCGATATCAAAGAGAACGAATACGACAACAACAACTCGGATGAGTTCGTCATTGGTGACCTTCGGGATCCGCTCGTAGCCAGCAAAGTCGTTACGGCTGATCTTGACGAAATATACCAGTTGGCTGCTGATATGGGAGGTGCTGGCTTCGTCTTCACTGGTACGAATGATGCTGCCATCATGCACAACTCGGTTCTTTGCAATCTGAACATTCTGGAAGCGGCAAAAGACAAAGGTGTTCGGCGTATCTTCTACTCGTCGTCGGCTTGCATGTACCCTGAGTACAACCAAATGGACCCCAATAACCCAAAATGCTCGGAAGAGTCAGCTTATCCAGCGGCTCCTGACAGCGAGTATGGTTGGGAAAAACTATTCTCGGAACGCCTGTTCCTTGCTTACCAAAAGAACCACGGTATCGAAGCCCGTATCGCTCGCTTCCACAATATCTTTGGTCCACAAGGTACCTGGGATGGCGGTCGTGAAAAAGCACCTGCGGCAGTATGTCGGAAGGTAGCGATGGCCGAAGATGGCGGTTCAATCGAAATCTGGGGTGATGGTCAGCAGACTCGTTCGTTCCTGATCGTTGATGAATGTGTTGATGGTATCCGTCGGTTGATGAATTCGGATTTCTCGGGTCCGGTTAACCTGGGTTCAGAAGAAATGATCTCGCTGAACGACTTCGCGAAAATGGTGATTGACATTTCAGGCAAAAACCTGACAATCAATAATATTCCGGGTCCACTTGGTGTTAGAGGCCGTAATTCTGACAACCACTTGATTCAGGAAAAACTAGGTTGGGCTCCATCGACTCCACTTCGCAAGGGTGTTGAGAAAACCTACGACTGGATTACGGAACAAGTTCAGAAAAAAGTGCTTGTCCCGGTTGAAGCGTAATGGAACGTATCACTGCTACACTAACCAATCTTGAGCGTGAGGTAACAGCTCATGCTCAAGGGGTTAAGCAGGTTTTTCTGCGCAACAACGATACTCCGTCCAACATAACGCAGGTTGCTTACGGGCACTTTGCCCCGACGGATTATTGTGATTTACATTCGCACCAAACGATGGAGGAATGCTTTTTCTTCCTGAATGGTACAGGCGTCTACTTTGTTGGTGATCAAGCGATTCCTTTGCATCATGGTGTGTTCGTCAGAATTCCAGCGGGAGTTCTACATCGTCTGGAAGCCACCGGCGACGCCCCTTTGGAATACGTGTATTTTGGCGTGGCAACAGAATAACTTGCAATTGAGGTATTATGCTTAGTA contains the following coding sequences:
- a CDS encoding sugar transferase — encoded protein: MISGIKKRVFDITVASLVSVAILSWLIPLIAILIKMNSRGPAFFIQPRTGRSGRVFPCLKFRTMRYEPGADFKQARFGDDRVTRIGKILRKTNLDEMPQFLNVLAGHMSVVGPRPHPLPLDAKHWDSLPGYRERYAVRPGITGLAQARGARGETDELYKMKIRVRYDHLYIHKQSTRLDARICWWTVKSAINGNKNAW
- a CDS encoding WecB/TagA/CpsF family glycosyltransferase yields the protein MAKVLQVDLYDAGLDSAVSEMVQQCDPALPRSNYCVSATGAHGLVTAFKEPDFKAVLDSFYWNLPDGMPGVWVGKLKGAQQMTRCYGPDVFRYVFANSANKPVKHFLCGGKEGVADELKAAVAKKFGNSQVVGTFCPPFREMSDDEFKALAETINSSGANIVWIGLSTPKQERFARRLAQWTKVNFIVTVGAAFDFHTDRVAQAPSWMQRLSLEWLFRLMAEPKRLYKRYLEIVPLFILLNIKEVFSPVK
- a CDS encoding NAD-dependent epimerase/dehydratase family protein → MKKALVCGAGGFIGGHLVNRLKSEGYWVRGVDIKENEYDNNNSDEFVIGDLRDPLVASKVVTADLDEIYQLAADMGGAGFVFTGTNDAAIMHNSVLCNLNILEAAKDKGVRRIFYSSSACMYPEYNQMDPNNPKCSEESAYPAAPDSEYGWEKLFSERLFLAYQKNHGIEARIARFHNIFGPQGTWDGGREKAPAAVCRKVAMAEDGGSIEIWGDGQQTRSFLIVDECVDGIRRLMNSDFSGPVNLGSEEMISLNDFAKMVIDISGKNLTINNIPGPLGVRGRNSDNHLIQEKLGWAPSTPLRKGVEKTYDWITEQVQKKVLVPVEA
- a CDS encoding cupin domain-containing protein, which gives rise to MERITATLTNLEREVTAHAQGVKQVFLRNNDTPSNITQVAYGHFAPTDYCDLHSHQTMEECFFFLNGTGVYFVGDQAIPLHHGVFVRIPAGVLHRLEATGDAPLEYVYFGVATE